ATGCGTGGTTACCTCATTCTGATGATCGAAAGCTGAATCAATGAATAAAAAACAATACTAAATATGAAGAAAAAGATACTATACACATCACTCAGCCTTGCTCTTGCAGCGTCAGCCCAAGCTGCAACTGTGGCTGTCGGTAATTCAACACCCATCTATGGCGCTACTCAAGGCATAGCGATCGATTTTGATACGACGACTGGTATTGCCGCTGACTGGACTCCAGACCTTTCCTCGTCAACGACCTATAACATTAACAGTGTTTCTGTCAGAGAAAGCAATTCTGTTGATGCGGATATTTACCTTGTTGTATACACAGGCTATGATGGCACTAACCTGACTGGCTTTCAGGGTGCTTCTACGAATACCGTAAACTTCAGCAGCAATACTGATGGAACCTTGGTTACCTGGAACTTTGCAGATGGTATCACAGTAACACCTGACAGCACTGCCGGGGGTGGTGCAGGAGTTCGCTATTTTGTCTTCCAAACAGGAAACACAGCAGAAGCGACCATCCACTCCAACGACTATGGGATTCGAAGAGCTGCTGATAGCTTTGATAACACGCTGTCTGCGATTATGAGAAATGGGCAGCCTGCAATAAACGGACGCAACCCTGATTATGCGGCTACGATCACTCCTGTGCCAGAGCCATCGTCCGCGGCCCTGCTCGGCCTCGGTGGTCTGGCGCTCATCCTCCGCCGCCGTAAGTAAGGCAAACGGGACCGCAAAGTAATTGAATTTTACAAGTCCGGTGCGGGTGTATTGCCAGCGCCGGATTTTTTTGTCTTCCGGCACGCTTTCAGGCAGCCTAGCGGGAGCGGACATTGGCCAGACTGTCTCCTTTTATCCAGACGGGAGGGACGAATGTTTCACGTGGGGGTTGCGGCTCCTGTGTTTGTTCTATGAGCAATTGCAGCGCTATTTCGGCGATGCGGCTGGGAGACAGGTCGAAATGTGCGATGGTGGGGAGCATATAGCGGAGGTGGTGATCCTGGGAGAGGAGAATCACGGAAACGTCATCGGGGACGGTGAGGTTTTTTGAGGTTAAAAATGAGTTGGTCATGAGCAAATCGGAGAAAACACTCAGGATCATACACGTGGGTGGAGTGAGTCGGAACAGGGGCTCAAGGCACTGGTGAAATTCTTGCACCGAATGCCCTTGGAGAAATGGCAGGTGGTAATTGGGTGAGAATTTCTGTCCGCACTGGGCGAAGTGATTTTCCAGGACGGAACTCAGGCGTTGATGAGCCGTCCCGGGTTTATTCCAGAGCGGGGCGCAAATGCGCTGGTGGCCATGTTCACGCGCTTTGCGAAATGCGGCCAGCACAAGCTCCTCGTAGGGGGTGCTGACCCGGGTGATCAACGGGCAGCTCGAGCCGATGCCGACGGCCGGGATTTTCATGGACGCAATCACTGTGGTATCGGCGGGTGAAAGGACGTAGAGAACCATCATTTGGGGGTTCAAGCGGCGTATCAATGCTTTCAATTCAGCTGGATCGGATGGTGATTTGATGAATTTCAATTCGATCGACCGGGCCGCGCACATTTTTTCCGTGGCCTGATAAACAACGTGCATCAGTTCTGAAGAATCATCGAGCGGTGTCCTCGCGATGAACAGGGCGAGATGAAGTTTTTTTGACCGCTGCGCTGCTATTTTCCGGAGGATTTTCTGGTTCACCCGGCGTTTCATTCCTTGTGAAGCCGGTTCGAGAACCCCTATTCCCTCCATGTGGCGGAACGCCTGGATGATGGTGCCCTTGCTTACTTGGTACTTGATGCTGGCTGCCCGTATGCCGGGTATCTTCGCCTCGGGGGTCTGGATTAAATCCTGCAGCAACTCTTCGGCGGTCTGCTTCCACAGGTAGTTGCGGGGTTTGGGCATGTCGGGAGAACTATACTATTTTGGGGTACAGTTCAATGGCCAGTTTTGCTGGAGGAGGGGGTGGAGTACGTCAACATTGTCGCATTGGCAGGCAATGCCTGACCGAAGCGGATATATTCAATATCTAACAAAACACGAAACTAACCATTAAACATGATGAAGACAACAATACTATCAATAGTCGGCGCACTAGCGGCCATGACGACAGGAACCCATGCCGCGCTGGTCAGTGTCATTGACGCAGCGGGGTCAGGAGCGGTGGACTTTGCCGGCACCACAACAGGTAACCGGATAAGCATGTCTGATTTTCAGACGGTCATCAATACGGTTGGCGACACTTCATTAGCGGGTGTCTTTGACAATGAAACGACTAACTCGGGCAACCTTAGTGGGGATGATGATTTTGGCGACCTCGCATCCGGTCTGACGATCACACACACCGGTGGTAACCGCTATGGGCGCAGTGATGTTGGTGAAGCCCGTGGTGTAGTCAGCGGGACAAAAGGCATGTTTATTGCCGGGACCGATACGTTTACCCTCTCAGCACCAGTCGGGCGATTATTCAGCCATTTTGGATGGGTCGCCTGGGGCACAGCCACGGATGGCTACAATGCGACAGCCAACTTCAGTGGAGGTGGTAGTGCAACAGGCACAAGTGTGGGAAACAACGGCCAGACATTCATCGGGTTTGTCGCACCGTCCGGTGAAAGCATCACTTCGGTCAGCTTTACGAAGAGCAGTGGTCTTTCTGGCTATGGTGGTGGTGATGATATAGCTTTTGCTACCGTTGCAGTCCCCGAGCCATCTTCCACAGCTCTGCTCGGCCTTGGTGGTCTGGCTCTGATTCTCCGCCGCCGGAAGTAATCCTTGGAAAAAACCGAAATCAATCTGCAAGCCCCGTGAGCCGTTCGGTTCACGGGGTGTTTTATTTATTTTTTGTTATTTATCTGAACCCTTGTCCTTGGACTCAGGCAGCGCCGATAGCGCAACGACCGAGGCGGATCGGCGAATGTTGCGCCGGCGGGGTTCCCAGGGGGGCTGATGGCGCGACAGTTTTGCCGAGCCGTCCTATTCACGGGCAGGGAGGGATCTTGGTCGGGATCTTGGTTCCCCACGATCATTCTGGTTGATCCAACGCGCGATGAGTCATACTCAGGACTTTAGCCTCGACATTAGGGACCTGGCTGACTAGGCTTCGCACCCCATGCGCGTTCTACTTTTGAGCCTTCTAATGCTGGCCTGTTCAGGTGTTTCCGGGCTGTCTCCGGCTGCCTATGCCGCAACTTCCGTAGCCAACCAGCGTCACATCATCCTCTGCGGTGGCCCCGCCCTGCGGAAATGGGAGAATTATCGCGTGCAGCGTGACCAGCACGACCGCTGGTGGGCCAATTTTGTCCGTGCTTCAACACTGCGTATGGACGAAATCCGTCGTGCCTATGGCAATGAGGCCCCGATCACCTGGCTTGTCTATCGGGCAGGCTATGCCGCCAGGGGGCGTGAGGACGGCAAACCCTACACCACCTGGCTCACTGAGCTTGCCGCAAAACGCAAGGTCACCCTCGTCTGGGTGAACGATGGCACGGAAGTCATCAACGCGATCAATCGCCACCCATCGAACTCCGTCATGACCTTCGATTTTTTTGGCCATTCGAACAAACACTGCTTTTTACTCGACTACAGTGGACAGATCATCGGTGCCAGCAAGGCCTGGATTCATGAAAACGATCTTGCGCGTATCCGCCGGGGCGTTTTTGCCCGTAATGCCCAATGCCAGAGCTGGGGGTGTCATACCGGCGAGAGTATGAGCGCATTTTGGAAACGGGCCACCGGGCACAGCATGCTCGGTGCCAGGGGTAAGACCAACTACGAGGCCGTTGGCCAGGGCCGGATGCCCACCGTATCCGGCAGTTGGGTGCGCTAGACCAATCCCCGGACCCGACTTTTACGAACCACCATCCACCACAACCAAATCAATGAAATACGAACAGCTTAAGGAAATCTACGAACTTCCGTTTTTTGAACTCTTTCACAAAGCCCGCGAGGTGCATATTGCCAATTGGCCTGAAAATGAAATCCAGCTGTGTACGCTGCTCTCGATCAAGACCGGCGGCTGTTCCGAAGACTGCTCGTATTGTTCGCAATCGTCACGCCACCAATCTGAAATCCAGCGTGAGCCGCTGATGGAGCTGCCTGCCGTCATGGAGCGTGCTACGGCCGCCCGCGACAACGGCGCGACCCGCTTCTGCATGGGTGCCGCCTGGAAGGGTGTGAAGACCGGGACCAGGCAGTTTGATGATGTGCTCGAAATCGTGCGCAACGTCGCCTCCCTCGGTATGGAAGTCTGTGTCACCCTCGGCGAGCTGGGGGCGGCGGAAGCCAGGCAGCTCAAGGAGGCCGGTGTGACCGCATACAACCACAACCTCGATACCTCCCGCGAGCACTATCCCAAGATTGTGACCTCTCACACCTATGATGATCGACTGAAAACCATCCGCCACGCACAGGACGCGGGTATGAGTGTTTGCTGCGGCGGTATCCTCGGTCTGGGTGAAACGGTGGAGGATCGGTTGAAAATGTTGGAAGTGATCTCCGAGTTCAACCCGCAGCCCGAGAGTGTGCCGATCAACTCCCTGATGCCGATGCCGGGGACTCCGCTGGCTGAAGCCAATTCGGTGGATATTTTTGATGTCATCAAAATGGTAGCCGTGGCGCGTATCGCTTGTCCCAAGGCCAAGGTGCGGCTCTCTGCCGGTCGTCACCAGATGTCGGAAGAGGGGCAGACCATGTGTTTTTACGCAGGTGCCAACTCGATATTCTATGGCGAGAAACTGCTCACTTCCGAGAACTCTGCCATTAAGAAAGATCTCAGCCTGATTGGTAAACTTGAGATCAATCCTCTCAAGCCGAACCCGGACATGGAGGCTCCGGCCAAGGAGCTTACCAAGGAACTCGCCCCCTGTTGCGAGTAATGCCGTGGTAGGGCGGATTGGCCTCGATCCGCCGCAGCTATCACCACAAACATCATGAACATCGCCATCACCGGCATTGGCCTGACCAGCGGTCTGGGCGACGGTGCGGACGTGCACGTGCAGAAAATCTCCGCCGGGCAACACGCGCTTCGTCCATTGTCCGGCTTGTTCGGCAAGGATTTCCACCACGCCGAACTCAACGCCGCATGGATTGAAAACAGGAAGATCATGCTGTCCCGCAAATGGGCACCGGCATCGATGTTGTCACTGCATGTGGCGAGGCAGGCCATTGCCGATGCCGGTCTGGACACATCCGACCTCAGGGATGCCGCTGTCATCGTTGGCAGTAGCCGTGGTAATGTTGCCGGCTGGGTATCCGACTGGCCGACGCGTCGCCCCTTCGCCCTCATGGCAGCCAGCAATTCGATGCATGGGGAGCTCGCCTCCGCCGTGAGTATCGAACTTGGTATCAAGGGACCCTGGCAGGTGATTTCCAGCGGCTGCGCCGCCTCCCTCGACGCCATGGGAATGGCGTGGATGATGATCCGACAAGGTATCGTCAAACGCGCCATCGTCATCGGTGTCGAACTGCCGTTGATCCCGGAGGTGTTAAAGGCCTACGAGCGCACAGGGGTCCTGGCAACGGGTTCGGTGAATGATCCCTACTCACCTGACGCCGGCGGTTTCTTTCCAGGTGAGGCAGGCGCGGCGGTTGTGTTGGAATCGGTGGATGCTGTGGTTGCGCGTCGACAGGCGATGGAGTCAGCCTACCCCGGTGGTCATCTTACTTCCAAACTAACTCACAAAGAGCAGGCAAACGCGATGATTCAAATGACCGGTTACTGGTGTAACTCGGACGCCGACTCCCCCATTGGAATGCCCAGTGATGGAGCGGGCTTGCGCGACTGCTTGGCCAGGGCGGTGCAGGATTTGGAAAACGAACCCGAAATCGCCGCGATCTGCCCTCACGCCAGCGGAACCTTGCTGCACGGTAAAGCCGAGCTGGCGGCACTCAGGGCGGCATTGCCGGATGATCAAAGGATTTCCCTCCACCCGCTGAAACCCTTTACCGGTCATACCGTCGGCGCCAGTGGCATCCTCGATGTCGCCATCCTGGCACGTTTCCTCCGTGACCGGCAACTGCCACCGAATTTACCCGACAATACCAGCCCGGATGAGCCGTTTACCCTGGCTCCTAACAAACTCGCAGCAGAGGGATCCACCCTGTTGAAAATCGCCGTCGGCATGGGGGGGCACAACTCGATTATCTCGCTCCGCTCTCCATCTGTTTCCTAACATATTCAAGCAACTGCGCGCAACCGTCCTCCAGCATATCGGCGACCAGTTCAAAACCCGAACCACTCCCGTAATAGGGGTCCGGGACTTCGGGCAGCTGATGATCCGGATCCACGCAGAATGTAGTGAACTTACGGACTTTCCGCTCATATTCCGGACTGCCGGCCAGAGCGATCACACGCTGGTAGTTATCGTTGTCCATGGTCAGAATAAGATCAAAATCGAGTAAATCCTGGGCGGTGAAACGTCGCGCTTTCCCAGCAACCGGAATATCCCGGTTGCGTAAGGTCTTGCACATCCGTATGTCGGGCGGCTTGCCCGGGTGGTAATCGTGGGTGCCTGCGGAGTCGATGTTGATGACCTCTTCCAGCCCGGCTTGTTTGACCTGGTGGCGGAGAATGTTTTCAGCAGCAGGTGACCGGCAAATGTTGCCCATACAGACAAAAATCACATTGAAAGGCGTTCTTGGCATGATGGCCCGATGCTGTAGAATTTTCCCCATGCTGGCAAGGATGGTATTATGGATGTGTGTGGTGATGTGCCCTGGGGCCATAGCTGCGGAGATGAAGCCCAATGTCATCGTGATCCTGAACGAGGGGGAGGGGCCATTTGGGGAGAAGGGGGAGAACTCGAAAATGGAGAACTATTTCCGCCCCGACAAAGGTGAGGAGACCAAGACCGGGGTTGTCTGGGATGTCTATGAGTCCACCTTGCTGGCGGCCCAGGGGCGGGCTGCGCTGACAGCGGCGTTGATCCATGGGAAAGAGTCGTTGCAAGCGGGTGTGGTCGAGGAAATGGGGTGGCGGCGTAAAGCTGTCACCGGTCCGGGGTTGTTGGATGTTTATCGCAAGGCCGGTTATACATCACTTTTTTACGGAAATTGGAAATTGGGGGACAGTCCTCCCTTTGATCCGCGATCAAGGGGCTTTGACGCAGCGCTGGTGGTTCAGTCGGGTCACCTCAACCACGAATGGGGATCTGGCGGACTGGCTTCGGTGGATCACCAGGCGAGGCTCAAGAGCTTCACGGAGTGGACGACGAAGGGTAGGCCGGTTTTTTGTTTGATCGACGATGGTCATGCATCCTCCCAGGCAGCCACGGCCAGGATGATAAAGGACTTTGCGGTCGCCCAGATGAAAAATGAGGCGAGGCCTACGGTGCTTATCGTGATTGCTGTCAACGAGCACCGGGGGCTCAAGGAGGGGGAGGCGGGGTTCTATGATGTACTGAAATGGTCCCTCTATGCAGCAGGTATAAAAAATGAAGAGGCCAAACACCTTGCGTGGCGGCAATCGGTCCGCGTCGACAAGGATTTATCCACGGGGCTGGCTGGTCTTATTGGCGGGGCTGGCGAGCTCAAGCGTGATTTCTACTTTTTTCATCAAGCGGGTTGGAAGGCAGACGCCGCACCTGAAAAATACCGCCACCGGGGTTCTCTCGTGGTTGGCAAGGGGCATGCCCTGGTGAACGGGCTCGAGCTATACCCCTTGTCCGGTGGGCTCGAGCCGGATCTAACCAAGCCGCTTGATATCAGTGAAAACCAACAACTTCACAGCGCGCTGCTGGCAGCCCATGCCAGGTGGTGGCAACAGACTCGTGAGGCATTGTATGACCCCCGGGCTTTTTCGGTGGGAGCTGAAAACCAACAAGTGACCCGGTTGACAGCGGAGGACTGGAGACCCTCAAAAATCATCCATCAAGATGGCACGGCGCCGTCTTCCAAGCCGATCATTTTTCAAGACTCCCTGGTGGATGTGCTCAACGCTCTTCGCACGGATGAACACTACCGCAATACGTTCCCCGCCTATTCCGGTAGCTGGTCGGTGAACATCATCCGGGCTGGCCGGTATAGAATCACAGCAAGCCTGTTACCCAGGGAGGTAAGTAAACCCGAAGAAAAAGCTTTAGCCGTCCTCCGGGGGGGAGAGGCGTTTGTTCAATGGGGTCGCAACAAAGTGCAACTCCGTTTACTCGATGGGGCGACTGCCGTGTCTGTCCTGACTGACGCCGATGCCGGTGTCACCGACCTCGAGTGCTGGTTTACTGGTCAACTCGCCCTCGAACGGGAACTCGGTGCCTTCTTTGTGGAAATAGAACGCGTAGGCGACAAAAAATTCGACCTCAAGCCAGAGGCCCGTTGATGAAGCCAGCGGGGAACTCTGGCGGGTAGGTGTTCATTGTTTGCGTAACGAACAACATCAAATGCAGCGCGTCATCTGGGGACCAGCTCAGCATGTTTTCCTTGTATCAATATCTGGTTTTGATCAAACGGGAGTCGCCTCAAGATCGATGACGCTGAGTTGCTCTCCAGGAAAAGTGGCAGTAGCCTGCCGTTCTGTCCCGCTACTTTTGCTTCAATACAGCGTGGTTTACCTTGGACACGGTAGTGGGACCATGCAATCCCCTGCTTGTCTAACCAGTCAGCGAAGTAATCAAGCTGCGAAAAAAATCGATAGACTTCAGGCATATCCGTGGCAGGTCCACTTGCAATGTTTTTCAGGTATTTGAAGCGGTGTGTAACCAGTTCGCCGGTGTCGACACGACGCAAAGGGATTTCGATCATTGGCATTGCAGGGTCCTGAACATAGGCGGGCTGAAGCCACGTCGTTCTGGTCATTTGACAGGATGACCGTGCCCTTTCCGACAGGTCGATGAGTTGTTTTGAATGCTGGTTGCAAACAGCTAGGAAAACATCGATACACAGCATCTGCTTGCGAACCCGCTCCTTGATGTTGCGGGGGGTAGGATAGGTGCCTGTGGATGTATCCAGTCGGTTTTCCAATAAAAAAGAAAGCGCACCCAGCAGCCCAGCCTTGTTACGGAAATTGTGTGCCGACAGGCCGCCATGGGTGATGTTCTGATGGGTGCGGGTAATTTCGCCGAAATAGTGATTTGCCCGGAGTCCGTTGCTTCGAACCGTTTTCAGAATGCGGGGGAGCATGACGGTTGCGCTGAAGTCTTGTAATGGTTTGTCCACATTCGGGTTGTTGGCATACTCGAACTGGGCTTCAACATCCGTTAGCCATCCTTCCGCGCCCAGGCTTTTTTTCTTCAGCACCGCCGATTCATGGACATCGAGGACCACATGGGGCTTGAACTCCATAAGGGCTTTGTTCAAGGCCGTGCTTTCCGGCGCTGCCAGCAGACCGTAGTCGGTACTCAAATTGACACCCCGGGCATTGACCCTTTTTTTATTTTCAATACCGTCCGGATTAGCTGCGGGAACGATCAGGATTTCCATGTTCCTGAGCCAATCCGGTCGGTTTCGGCCCGTGGTCCAGTTTCCGACCATTACCAGCAGGGCTTCGCATCCGGATATCTCGCTACCATGCTGGGCGGCCAATAACATGACGCGCAGTTTTTTTTCGGATTTTGGATTCTCTCTTTCGCCCGTTTCAATATGCAGGGCTTCGATAGGATGCTGGTTGACCGTTTTCCCGAGGATACGCAGTTGCACCGTGATTTCCCCTGATGGGTATGCGACGAGCCGTTGGAGGTATTCTGAACGTTTTGCGGCTCCCGACAATTGCTGGTAATTGCTCTGTTCAAGGGGGCTGTTCAGCTTTTCTGATGCCTCCGCAGGCACAGTCGATGTTAAAACAAGAAAGCACAAATTGTAGCCAAGCTGTTTCCAGCCACCGCCGGAAATAAGTTTTTTACCTATGTATGTTAGATTTGCTGTCATCGTGGAGGCTGGGGTTGGGTATGGCTGAGATGGGTATCGAACCCGGCATGGGGAATGGCCGTTTACCGGGGAAGAGAATGGCCGGGTTGTCGCTGTGTGGGTGCGTATTTCCACATTCCCAGCCACCTTGCATCATAGCCCTCCCAGCCGCCGCGCCAAGGAGTTTTTTGGGGTGGTTGGTTACCGGGCTCAAGGCGAGCTGGCTTACCGATATGTTTCCGCGTTACGCGATTTCCTAAACAACAGCCAGAGGAAAAACGGACCGCCGAGGATGGCTGTGATAATACCTACGGGGACTTCCGCAGAGGTGGAGATAGTGCGGGCAAGGGTGTCACACAGGGTGAGGAAGACTCCGCCAAACAGGATGGATGCCGGGACCAGGTTACGGTGGTTGGCTCCGACGATGAGTCGGCAGATGTGGGGTGCCATGATGCCGACAAATCCGATTGGCCCGCAGACGGTGACGATACCGGCAATCATCAGCGAGACGGCGATAAAGAGGATGATCCTCATCCGCTCGACGCGGAGTCCGCAACTGGCAGCAAGGTCGTCATTGATGGACAGCAGGTTGAGCTCGCGATGCAAAAAACCGGTGATCAAGGCACCGCTGGCTACGAAGGGAAAGATCTGCAACAGGGTGTCCAGACTGGCTCGGCTCAGGTCACCCATCAGCCAGTGGAGGATGCGGAAGGAGTCGCTCATATCCCCGAGGTATTGGAGCAGGAGGATCAGGCTGGAGAAAAAGAAACTGATCGCCACACCAGCTAACAACATCGTGTTTGGCGAGATGTTGCCGGTGGCTCTCGCGATACCATAAACGACCGTGATCGAACCCATGGCTCCCAGAAGGGCGGCGAGAGAGAGTCCGGAGATTCCCAGGATGGTCAGGTTGAGACCAAGGAAAATGGCGAGTGTTACCCCGAGTGATGCGCCACCGGCCACACCCAGGGTAAACGGCGTGGCCAGGGGGT
The sequence above is drawn from the Akkermansiaceae bacterium genome and encodes:
- a CDS encoding PEP-CTERM sorting domain-containing protein (PEP-CTERM proteins occur, often in large numbers, in the proteomes of bacteria that also encode an exosortase, a predicted intramembrane cysteine proteinase. The presence of a PEP-CTERM domain at a protein's C-terminus predicts cleavage within the sorting domain, followed by covalent anchoring to some some component of the (usually Gram-negative) cell surface. Many PEP-CTERM proteins exhibit an unusual sequence composition that includes large numbers of potential glycosylation sites. Expression of one such protein has been shown restore the ability of a bacterium to form floc, a type of biofilm.) — its product is MKKKILYTSLSLALAASAQAATVAVGNSTPIYGATQGIAIDFDTTTGIAADWTPDLSSSTTYNINSVSVRESNSVDADIYLVVYTGYDGTNLTGFQGASTNTVNFSSNTDGTLVTWNFADGITVTPDSTAGGGAGVRYFVFQTGNTAEATIHSNDYGIRRAADSFDNTLSAIMRNGQPAINGRNPDYAATITPVPEPSSAALLGLGGLALILRRRK
- a CDS encoding substrate-binding domain-containing protein, whose amino-acid sequence is MPKPRNYLWKQTAEELLQDLIQTPEAKIPGIRAASIKYQVSKGTIIQAFRHMEGIGVLEPASQGMKRRVNQKILRKIAAQRSKKLHLALFIARTPLDDSSELMHVVYQATEKMCAARSIELKFIKSPSDPAELKALIRRLNPQMMVLYVLSPADTTVIASMKIPAVGIGSSCPLITRVSTPYEELVLAAFRKAREHGHQRICAPLWNKPGTAHQRLSSVLENHFAQCGQKFSPNYHLPFLQGHSVQEFHQCLEPLFRLTPPTCMILSVFSDLLMTNSFLTSKNLTVPDDVSVILLSQDHHLRYMLPTIAHFDLSPSRIAEIALQLLIEQTQEPQPPRETFVPPVWIKGDSLANVRSR
- a CDS encoding PEP-CTERM sorting domain-containing protein (PEP-CTERM proteins occur, often in large numbers, in the proteomes of bacteria that also encode an exosortase, a predicted intramembrane cysteine proteinase. The presence of a PEP-CTERM domain at a protein's C-terminus predicts cleavage within the sorting domain, followed by covalent anchoring to some some component of the (usually Gram-negative) cell surface. Many PEP-CTERM proteins exhibit an unusual sequence composition that includes large numbers of potential glycosylation sites. Expression of one such protein has been shown restore the ability of a bacterium to form floc, a type of biofilm.); translation: MMKTTILSIVGALAAMTTGTHAALVSVIDAAGSGAVDFAGTTTGNRISMSDFQTVINTVGDTSLAGVFDNETTNSGNLSGDDDFGDLASGLTITHTGGNRYGRSDVGEARGVVSGTKGMFIAGTDTFTLSAPVGRLFSHFGWVAWGTATDGYNATANFSGGGSATGTSVGNNGQTFIGFVAPSGESITSVSFTKSSGLSGYGGGDDIAFATVAVPEPSSTALLGLGGLALILRRRK
- the bioB gene encoding biotin synthase BioB, which encodes MKYEQLKEIYELPFFELFHKAREVHIANWPENEIQLCTLLSIKTGGCSEDCSYCSQSSRHQSEIQREPLMELPAVMERATAARDNGATRFCMGAAWKGVKTGTRQFDDVLEIVRNVASLGMEVCVTLGELGAAEARQLKEAGVTAYNHNLDTSREHYPKIVTSHTYDDRLKTIRHAQDAGMSVCCGGILGLGETVEDRLKMLEVISEFNPQPESVPINSLMPMPGTPLAEANSVDIFDVIKMVAVARIACPKAKVRLSAGRHQMSEEGQTMCFYAGANSIFYGEKLLTSENSAIKKDLSLIGKLEINPLKPNPDMEAPAKELTKELAPCCE
- a CDS encoding low molecular weight phosphotyrosine protein phosphatase, coding for MPRTPFNVIFVCMGNICRSPAAENILRHQVKQAGLEEVINIDSAGTHDYHPGKPPDIRMCKTLRNRDIPVAGKARRFTAQDLLDFDLILTMDNDNYQRVIALAGSPEYERKVRKFTTFCVDPDHQLPEVPDPYYGSGSGFELVADMLEDGCAQLLEYVRKQMESGAR
- a CDS encoding iron ABC transporter permease produces the protein MVKSPRHFIYFVLLPLAAVTLLVMPWLGEYRPAWDVVFKPTGDGLDTMIFWKIRVPRVLLAMLAGMGLSLGGVVFQAIFRNPLATPFTLGVAGGASLGVTLAIFLGLNLTILGISGLSLAALLGAMGSITVVYGIARATGNISPNTMLLAGVAISFFFSSLILLLQYLGDMSDSFRILHWLMGDLSRASLDTLLQIFPFVASGALITGFLHRELNLLSINDDLAASCGLRVERMRIILFIAVSLMIAGIVTVCGPIGFVGIMAPHICRLIVGANHRNLVPASILFGGVFLTLCDTLARTISTSAEVPVGIITAILGGPFFLWLLFRKSRNAETYR